One Belonocnema kinseyi isolate 2016_QV_RU_SX_M_011 chromosome 6, B_treatae_v1, whole genome shotgun sequence genomic region harbors:
- the LOC117175328 gene encoding uncharacterized protein LOC117175328, translating to MHASSLNQNQQKMNDETSKRYLQELIIQKRRLMYIGQVQSTVFQYLGLWRPQTWNSLWRIWIYRIYSILMITNYSLFIFSMLTYLLRDTSNIFNNMETLFQFSSLFTVGIKMITIMVKRKPIIDSTCILLDKLCQPRDLHELKILQSCSKVCRSNTIILQFMYIVSVFLVLLTPLSKRSNFPLPFKIWIPYSIESRFAYFSIYFCHGVVGITSAFISASVESLAMVIMLQIYAQLEIIVHRLHLLPRLRKKDDSEYMIYQHESRLMKDCVNHHTHTCM from the exons ATGCATGCTTCTTCTCTAAATCAAAATCAGCAAAAAATGAATGACGAAACATCAAAAAG ATATTTGCAGGAACTGATTATACAAAAACGTCGGCTAATGTATATCGGCCAAGTGCAATCCACAGTCTTTCAATATCTTGGATTGTGGAGGCCACAAACTTGGAACTCACTATGGAGAATTTGGATTTATCGTATTTACTCTATCCTTATGATTActaattattctctttttatattttcaatgttaacgTATCTTCTCCGAGATACtagcaacatttttaataatatggaaacattatttcaattttcttcccTTTTCACCGTTGGGATCAAGATGATTACTATTATGGTAAAAAGGAAACCTATCATCGATTCAACATGTATACTTTTGGATAAACTCTGTCAGCCTCGAGATTTGCATGAGTTAAAAATACTGCAAAGCTGCTCGAAAGTCTGCAG GTCAAATACGATTATCTTGCAATTTATGTATATCGTTTCGGTTTTTTTGGTATTATTGACTCCACTGTCGAAGAGAAGCAACTTTCCACTTCCTTTCAAGATTTGGATCCCTTATAGCATAGAATCCAGATTTGCTTATTTCTCTATCTATTTTTGCCATGGAGTGGTAGGAATTACGTCAGCTTTTATATCGGCTTCAGTTGAAAGTTTAGCAATGGTCATAATGCTTCAAATTTACGCACAATTAGAAATCATCGTTCATCGCCTGCACCTACTTCCACGATTACGGAAAAAAGATGATTCTGAATACATGATCTATCAACATGAGTCGAGGCTCATGAAAGATTGCGTTAATCATCATACTCACACATGCATGTAA
- the LOC117174065 gene encoding odorant receptor 4-like — protein MFIYCFYGEKIMRKSMAIADEIYQIDWVHLTIKTQKSLYQIIIRARRPIKLTGLSLFTMKIETFGKIVKSAYSAYNLLKST, from the exons ATGTTCATTTACTGCTTTTATGgcgaaaaaataatgagaaag AGCATGGCTATTGCAGACGAAATTTACCAGATAGATTGGGTCCATTTAACAATTAAAACCCAAAAAAGtctttatcaaataataatacgCGCTAGGAGACCCATAAAGTTGACTGGCTTATCacttttcaccatgaaaatagaAACATTTGGCAAA ataGTGAAGTCGGCTTATTCTGcttacaatttattaaaatctacttGA